The Mycolicibacterium smegmatis genome has a window encoding:
- a CDS encoding FAD-binding protein codes for MPDQRSESGRFDVEVDVLVAGSGGGVAGAYTAAREGLSVLLVEATDKFGGTTAFSGGGGMWFPCNPVLERAGTDDTLDEALKYFHAVVGDRTPQELQDAYVTGGAGFIAYLEQDHGFEFAVLPWPDYYGSVPGARNDGYRHIVPKPLPDSALGSYQGLVRGPLDTERLGAPAPDTLIGGRALVGRFLAALDKLPNADCWCEAPLTELITESGRVVGAIVERGGERLRVCARRGVLLASGGFEQNADMRGRYGVPGSATDTMGGPGSTGAAHRAAMAVGADVDLMDQAWWSPGLTHPDGRSAFALWFTGGIFVDQDGKRFVNESAPYDRLGRAVIERLESGRLTLPYWMVYDSRAGDVPPVGATNVSMVDPAEYRAAGLWRSAETISGLAEEIGVPADALEATIQRFNEMATAGHDDDFGRGDEAYDRVFTGGASPLVPIDTPPYHAAAFGLSDLGTKGGLRTDTRARVRGRDGEPIPGLYAAGNTMAAVSGTTYPGGGNPIGASMLFSHFAALDMAAEGTTA; via the coding sequence ATGCCCGACCAAAGGTCTGAGTCCGGCCGGTTCGACGTCGAGGTCGATGTGTTGGTGGCTGGTTCCGGTGGCGGTGTGGCCGGTGCGTATACCGCTGCCCGGGAGGGTCTTTCGGTGCTGCTGGTGGAGGCCACCGACAAGTTCGGCGGCACCACGGCGTTCTCCGGTGGTGGCGGCATGTGGTTTCCCTGCAACCCGGTGCTCGAACGGGCCGGAACCGACGACACCCTCGACGAGGCGTTGAAGTACTTCCACGCCGTCGTCGGCGACCGGACTCCCCAAGAACTGCAGGACGCCTACGTCACCGGCGGGGCCGGCTTCATCGCCTACCTCGAGCAGGACCACGGCTTCGAGTTCGCCGTGCTGCCCTGGCCGGACTACTACGGTTCGGTACCGGGCGCCCGCAACGACGGGTACCGCCACATCGTCCCGAAACCACTGCCCGACAGCGCTTTGGGCTCATACCAGGGTCTGGTGCGCGGTCCGCTCGACACCGAACGCCTCGGCGCGCCCGCACCCGACACGCTGATCGGCGGCCGCGCACTGGTCGGACGGTTCCTGGCCGCCCTGGACAAGCTGCCGAACGCCGACTGCTGGTGTGAGGCCCCGCTGACCGAACTGATCACCGAAAGTGGCCGAGTGGTGGGCGCCATCGTGGAACGCGGCGGTGAGCGTCTACGGGTGTGCGCCCGGCGCGGGGTGCTGCTGGCGTCGGGCGGGTTCGAGCAGAACGCCGACATGCGTGGCAGATACGGGGTGCCGGGCAGCGCGACGGACACCATGGGCGGCCCGGGCAGCACAGGTGCGGCCCACCGCGCGGCGATGGCGGTGGGTGCGGATGTCGACCTGATGGATCAGGCGTGGTGGTCGCCGGGCCTGACACACCCGGACGGCCGTTCCGCGTTCGCGCTGTGGTTCACCGGGGGCATCTTCGTCGACCAGGACGGCAAGCGGTTCGTCAACGAGTCCGCACCGTACGACCGGTTGGGCCGCGCGGTGATCGAGCGACTCGAATCCGGGCGCCTGACGCTGCCGTACTGGATGGTGTACGACAGCCGGGCCGGTGATGTGCCGCCGGTCGGCGCCACCAACGTCTCGATGGTCGATCCGGCCGAGTACCGCGCGGCGGGACTGTGGCGTTCAGCAGAGACGATCTCGGGCCTCGCAGAGGAGATCGGCGTTCCCGCCGACGCTCTCGAAGCCACCATCCAGCGCTTCAACGAGATGGCCACCGCAGGCCACGACGACGACTTCGGCCGCGGCGACGAGGCATACGACCGGGTGTTCACCGGCGGGGCCTCGCCGCTGGTTCCGATCGACACACCGCCCTACCATGCGGCCGCGTTCGGACTGTCCGATCTCGGGACGAAAGGCGGTCTGCGCACTGACACCCGCGCCCGTGTCCGCGGACGTGACGGCGAGCCGATTCCGGGCCTGTACGCCGCGGGCAACACCATGGCTGCCGTGAGCGGTACGACCTACCCCGGCGGCGGCAATCCGATCGGGGCGTCGATGCTGTTCAGTCACTTCGCGGCGCTCGACATGGCGGCCGAAGGCACCACGGCGTGA
- a CDS encoding PadR family transcriptional regulator, which yields MTDAADTPLGELNVSPTGWALLGMLSGGDELSGYDIKKWINWAIQFFYSSPAYSQIYSELKRLERLGLVSSRVDAGARSRRMYRITDAGLSAVTRWANEEAVEPPTLKHNPVLRVMLGHLLKPGRLREVLAEHADYADRMHQAAATEARWTEDQPAWSYAGLALRWSERYYAAERELALQMIKDLDAVEAQLADTGAQNIEFPVREYWYEVERRIAAEETDETPPGADRPD from the coding sequence GTGACAGATGCCGCCGACACGCCGCTCGGTGAGCTGAACGTGTCGCCCACCGGATGGGCGTTGCTGGGCATGCTCTCCGGCGGTGACGAACTGTCCGGTTACGACATCAAGAAGTGGATCAACTGGGCCATCCAGTTCTTCTACTCCAGCCCCGCGTACAGCCAGATCTATTCCGAACTGAAGCGACTGGAGCGGCTGGGCCTGGTGAGCTCGCGGGTCGACGCGGGCGCCCGCAGCCGGCGCATGTACAGGATCACCGACGCCGGACTGTCCGCCGTCACGCGGTGGGCCAACGAGGAGGCCGTCGAGCCGCCCACGCTCAAACACAACCCGGTGTTGCGGGTCATGCTGGGCCACTTGCTGAAACCGGGCCGACTGCGTGAGGTGCTCGCCGAGCACGCCGACTACGCCGACCGCATGCATCAGGCCGCCGCCACCGAGGCCCGCTGGACCGAGGACCAACCCGCCTGGTCGTACGCGGGACTGGCGCTGAGGTGGTCGGAGCGTTACTACGCCGCCGAACGCGAACTCGCGCTGCAGATGATCAAGGATCTCGACGCCGTCGAGGCACAGCTTGCCGACACGGGCGCGCAGAACATCGAGTTCCCGGTGCGCGAGTACTGGTACGAGGTCGAGCGGCGCATCGCGGCGGAGGAGACCGACGAGACACCGCCCGGCGCAGATCGGCCCGACTGA
- a CDS encoding MCE family protein — translation MRASWRITPRLTRILLVALVALTAAGGGVVLYQKNFGPKTIVAHFTSATAIYPGDEVRVAGVKVGNIKTIDAAGTTAKMTLEVQRDVPIPADAKAIIVAQNLVSARYVQLTPPYGVDGADGPVMADGAEIGVDRTAVPVEWDEVKEQLTRLATDLGPANGVSETSLGRFIDSTANAMAGNGDKLRTTIAQMSEVGRILGEGSGNIVETLQNLQTFVTALRDSNAQIVQFQGSLADVTSVIDGSRSDLDAAVKDLSEAVGLVQGFISGTRDQTAEQIQRLAEVTQVLSDNSTVVKNVLHAAPNALVNGYNIYNPDTGGPRGSFAMNNFANPVAVICSAIGAVENATSEESAKACAQYLGPALRLMNFNYLPMPFNAYLGPAPKNVIYSEPGLAPGGGGTPSAPAELPPAVSAYTGAGDVPPPAGWADPPQPPGAYTPNGLPAERHPALYPGAPVPPATSPPPASTLEDLLLPAEMAAAPPAPEGTP, via the coding sequence ATGCGCGCCTCATGGCGGATCACTCCGCGGCTCACGCGAATCCTGCTCGTCGCACTGGTGGCGCTGACTGCCGCCGGCGGCGGGGTCGTGTTGTACCAGAAGAATTTCGGCCCCAAGACGATCGTCGCCCATTTCACGTCGGCGACCGCGATCTACCCGGGTGACGAGGTCCGTGTCGCCGGCGTCAAGGTCGGCAACATCAAGACCATCGATGCCGCGGGCACGACCGCGAAGATGACACTTGAGGTGCAGCGGGATGTGCCGATCCCGGCGGATGCCAAGGCGATCATCGTCGCGCAGAACCTGGTGTCGGCGCGATACGTCCAGTTGACGCCGCCGTACGGGGTCGACGGCGCGGACGGCCCCGTCATGGCCGACGGCGCCGAGATCGGTGTCGACCGCACCGCCGTGCCCGTGGAGTGGGACGAGGTCAAGGAGCAGTTGACCCGCCTGGCAACCGATCTCGGACCTGCCAACGGTGTGTCGGAGACGTCGCTGGGCCGATTCATCGACAGCACCGCCAACGCCATGGCAGGCAACGGAGACAAACTGCGCACCACCATCGCGCAGATGTCGGAGGTGGGCCGCATCCTGGGAGAGGGCAGCGGGAACATCGTCGAGACCCTGCAGAACCTGCAGACCTTCGTCACGGCGTTGCGCGACAGCAACGCCCAGATCGTGCAGTTCCAGGGCAGCCTGGCCGATGTCACCAGCGTCATCGACGGCAGCCGGTCAGATCTGGACGCCGCGGTCAAAGACCTGTCCGAAGCGGTCGGCCTGGTCCAGGGTTTCATCTCCGGCACCCGGGATCAGACCGCCGAACAGATCCAACGGCTCGCCGAGGTGACGCAGGTGTTGTCCGACAACAGCACCGTGGTCAAGAACGTGCTGCACGCCGCGCCCAACGCGTTGGTGAACGGCTACAACATCTACAACCCCGACACCGGGGGGCCGCGAGGGTCGTTCGCCATGAACAACTTCGCCAATCCGGTGGCGGTGATCTGCTCTGCCATCGGTGCCGTCGAGAACGCCACCTCCGAAGAATCGGCCAAGGCCTGCGCACAGTACCTGGGACCGGCGCTGCGGTTGATGAACTTCAACTACCTGCCCATGCCGTTCAACGCCTATCTCGGACCGGCGCCCAAGAACGTGATCTACTCCGAGCCGGGCCTGGCTCCCGGCGGAGGCGGAACACCCTCGGCCCCTGCCGAACTGCCGCCTGCCGTATCGGCCTACACCGGCGCCGGCGACGTGCCGCCTCCTGCGGGATGGGCCGACCCACCGCAGCCCCCCGGTGCGTACACCCCGAACGGGCTTCCGGCCGAACGCCATCCCGCGTTGTACCCCGGCGCGCCGGTCCCGCCCGCCACCTCGCCGCCGCCGGCGTCGACTCTGGAGGACCTGCTGTTACCTGCCGAGATGGCCGCTGCGCCACCCGCACCGGAAGGAACCCCGTGA
- a CDS encoding 3-ketosteroid-delta-1-dehydrogenase codes for MTDPQNLTVDMLVVGSGTGMAAALAAHELGLSAMIVEKTALVGGSTARSGGAFWMPANPILSEEGSDDTLDAGRTYLETLVADAAPADRAGAFLDHGSATVEMLRRTTPMKFQWAKGYSDYHPERPGGSAVGRTCECRPFDTAVLGRELSRLRPGVMKSSFPMPVTGADYRWLNLMARVPRKAVPRIMLRAFQGIGGLALRRRYAAGGQALAAGLYAGVLRAGIPVWTQSPLVRLLVDGDRVTGAVVNRNGIDVAITARRGVVLATGGFDHQMDWRRKFQSESMNEDLSLGSEGNTGDGIRIAQDLGADTGLMDQAWWFPAFAPLPGGEPTVMLAERSLPGCLLVDQTGNRFINEATDYMSFGQRVLDRERVGNPVDVMWMIFDQRYRNSYLLAAELFPRMPIPQTWYDAGIAHRSDDLGGLARSIGVDVSVLTATLSRFNALARTGVDSDFGRGDSAYDRYYGDPTVTPNPNLRPLDDGPLYAVKVVLSDLGTCGGVRADARGRALREDGSVIEGLYAIGNTAANTFGASYPGAGATIGQGLVFGYIAARHAAGRLD; via the coding sequence GTGACTGATCCCCAGAACCTCACCGTCGATATGCTGGTTGTCGGCTCCGGCACCGGAATGGCCGCGGCACTGGCCGCGCACGAACTCGGGTTGTCGGCGATGATCGTGGAGAAGACCGCCCTGGTCGGCGGGTCGACCGCACGCTCAGGCGGCGCGTTCTGGATGCCTGCCAATCCGATCCTGTCCGAAGAGGGTTCCGACGACACCCTCGATGCCGGGCGCACCTATCTGGAGACCCTCGTCGCCGATGCCGCACCGGCCGACCGGGCCGGGGCGTTCCTGGATCACGGCAGCGCGACAGTCGAGATGCTGCGGCGCACCACGCCGATGAAATTCCAGTGGGCCAAGGGGTATTCGGATTATCACCCGGAGCGTCCCGGTGGCAGTGCCGTCGGCCGCACGTGTGAATGCCGCCCGTTCGACACCGCCGTCCTCGGGCGGGAACTGTCACGGCTGCGGCCGGGGGTGATGAAATCCTCGTTCCCGATGCCGGTGACCGGCGCCGATTATCGCTGGTTGAACCTGATGGCGCGCGTGCCGCGAAAGGCCGTCCCGCGCATCATGCTGCGCGCGTTCCAGGGCATCGGTGGACTGGCCCTGCGCCGCCGGTACGCCGCAGGCGGTCAGGCGCTCGCCGCAGGACTGTACGCCGGTGTACTGCGCGCCGGCATCCCGGTGTGGACCCAGAGTCCGCTGGTCCGCCTGCTGGTCGACGGCGATCGGGTGACCGGTGCGGTGGTGAACCGCAACGGCATCGACGTCGCCATCACCGCACGCCGGGGCGTGGTGCTGGCCACCGGAGGCTTCGACCACCAGATGGACTGGCGGCGCAAGTTCCAGTCCGAATCGATGAACGAGGACCTCAGCCTCGGATCCGAGGGCAACACCGGCGACGGTATCCGCATCGCCCAGGACCTCGGCGCCGACACCGGACTCATGGACCAGGCGTGGTGGTTCCCCGCGTTCGCTCCCCTACCCGGTGGTGAGCCCACCGTGATGCTCGCCGAGCGGTCACTGCCCGGCTGCCTGCTGGTCGATCAGACCGGCAACCGGTTCATCAACGAAGCCACCGACTACATGTCGTTCGGGCAGCGCGTGCTGGACCGTGAGCGCGTGGGCAACCCGGTCGACGTGATGTGGATGATCTTCGACCAGCGGTACCGCAACAGCTATCTGCTTGCCGCCGAACTGTTTCCGCGGATGCCGATCCCGCAGACCTGGTATGACGCCGGCATCGCGCACCGCAGTGACGATCTCGGCGGACTCGCGCGGTCGATCGGCGTCGACGTGTCGGTCCTGACCGCCACACTGAGCCGCTTCAACGCGCTCGCACGCACCGGCGTCGACTCCGACTTCGGCCGCGGCGACAGCGCCTACGATCGCTACTACGGCGACCCCACCGTGACACCGAACCCCAATCTGCGCCCGCTGGACGACGGCCCGCTCTACGCGGTGAAGGTGGTGCTGAGCGACCTCGGCACGTGCGGTGGCGTGCGGGCCGATGCCCGCGGCCGGGCGTTGCGTGAGGACGGCTCGGTGATCGAGGGTCTCTACGCCATCGGCAACACCGCCGCCAACACCTTCGGCGCCAGCTACCCGGGCGCGGGCGCCACCATCGGGCAGGGTCTGGTGTTCGGCTACATCGCGGCCCGGCACGCCGCAGGCCGGCTCGACTGA
- a CDS encoding PaaI family thioesterase, with protein MSDPISVADPEHARALYEPLTQSVRRLVDLTIRSEADDDAVRRAHRLVDEAAALLGSRVAPGSFGIRSDAAGRPMPWGNVAIGVRNAIAPPLDVHRDSDGRATADLVLGAPYEGPPGQVHGGVCALVLDHVLGATAHHRHQTAFTGTLTIRYVRPTWLGALRAEAWIDREEGSKTFAVGHLLGPDGEVTAQAEGVFIRPRSAR; from the coding sequence GTGAGCGATCCCATTTCGGTTGCCGACCCCGAACACGCTCGCGCGCTGTACGAACCGTTGACACAGAGCGTTCGGCGGCTGGTCGACCTGACGATCCGCAGTGAGGCCGACGACGACGCCGTGCGCCGAGCGCATCGACTCGTCGACGAAGCCGCGGCCCTGCTCGGCTCCCGTGTGGCACCCGGTTCGTTCGGCATACGCAGCGACGCCGCGGGTCGGCCCATGCCGTGGGGCAACGTGGCCATCGGGGTGCGCAACGCCATCGCCCCGCCGCTGGATGTACACCGGGATTCCGACGGCCGCGCGACAGCCGATCTGGTGCTCGGCGCGCCGTACGAGGGACCGCCCGGTCAGGTGCACGGTGGGGTATGTGCGTTGGTGCTCGACCACGTGCTCGGTGCCACCGCGCATCACCGTCACCAGACGGCGTTCACCGGCACGCTCACGATCCGCTATGTGCGACCCACCTGGCTGGGTGCGCTGCGGGCCGAGGCGTGGATCGACCGGGAAGAGGGCTCGAAAACCTTTGCCGTGGGCCATCTTCTCGGACCCGATGGCGAGGTCACCGCACAGGCCGAAGGCGTTTTCATCCGCCCCAGGTCGGCCCGCTGA
- a CDS encoding MCE family protein has protein sequence MITRFIRTQLIIFTITSVVASAMMVFSYLQAPVLFGIGRITVTLELPSTGGLYRFSNVTYRGIEVGKVTDVRPTRSGALATLSLQTSPRIPADLQADVRSVSAVGEQYVDLRPRTDDAPYLQDGSVITAANTSVPQKVGPMLDQMSALVDSIPSGQLGGLLDESFRALNGSGHELGALFDSSARLASDLDATADTTRTLIDDSRPLLDGQAASVDAIRTWARSLAGITRQVADDDAQIRTIVQTGSGAADEASRLLDQVKPTLPVLLANLVTVGQIGVTYNPSIEQLLVLLPPYLAATQSYGSSLNNPTGMALSEFSLTLGDPPACTVGFLPPSEWRSPADLTDVDTPDGLYCKLPQDSPIGVRGARNFPCMGQPGKRAPTVEICESDRPFEPLAMRQHVTGPYPIDPNLIAQGVPPDDRVTLDEHIYGPVEGTPVDGDALPVAPSAHTAGDGPSVAIATYDPETGRYATPDGQVHHQADLATPGAQNWEDLLPR, from the coding sequence ATGATCACCCGGTTCATCCGCACCCAGCTGATCATCTTCACCATCACCTCGGTGGTCGCGTCGGCGATGATGGTGTTCAGCTATCTGCAGGCGCCCGTGCTGTTCGGAATCGGCCGCATCACCGTGACATTGGAGTTGCCGTCCACCGGTGGGCTGTACCGGTTCTCCAACGTCACCTACCGCGGCATCGAGGTGGGCAAGGTGACCGACGTCCGGCCCACGCGCTCCGGGGCGCTGGCCACGCTGTCGCTGCAGACCTCGCCCAGGATCCCGGCCGACCTGCAGGCGGACGTCCGCAGCGTGTCCGCGGTCGGTGAGCAGTATGTCGACCTGCGGCCCCGGACGGACGACGCGCCGTATCTTCAGGACGGGTCGGTCATCACGGCCGCGAACACCTCGGTCCCGCAAAAGGTGGGCCCGATGCTCGACCAGATGAGCGCCCTGGTCGACAGCATTCCCTCGGGTCAACTCGGCGGCCTGCTCGACGAATCGTTCAGGGCCCTCAACGGATCCGGGCACGAACTCGGCGCGCTGTTCGATTCCTCGGCGCGGTTGGCATCCGACCTCGACGCGACCGCCGACACCACACGCACCCTGATCGACGACAGCAGGCCACTGCTCGACGGTCAGGCCGCGAGCGTCGATGCGATCCGCACGTGGGCACGCAGCCTCGCCGGCATCACCCGGCAGGTGGCCGACGACGATGCGCAGATCCGCACCATCGTGCAGACCGGTTCGGGTGCGGCCGACGAGGCGTCGAGGCTGCTGGACCAGGTCAAGCCCACGCTGCCGGTGCTGCTGGCCAACCTGGTCACGGTCGGACAGATCGGCGTGACCTACAACCCGTCGATCGAACAACTCCTGGTGCTGCTGCCGCCGTACCTGGCCGCCACCCAGTCCTACGGTTCGTCGCTCAACAACCCGACCGGCATGGCGCTGTCGGAGTTCAGCCTGACCCTCGGCGATCCTCCGGCGTGCACGGTCGGGTTCCTGCCGCCCTCGGAGTGGCGGTCACCGGCCGATCTGACCGACGTCGACACCCCGGACGGGCTGTACTGCAAACTCCCGCAGGACTCACCGATCGGTGTGCGCGGCGCGAGGAACTTCCCGTGCATGGGACAACCGGGCAAGCGGGCTCCCACCGTCGAGATCTGCGAGAGCGACCGGCCTTTCGAACCGCTCGCGATGCGTCAGCATGTGACCGGTCCGTACCCGATCGACCCCAACCTGATCGCCCAGGGCGTGCCGCCGGATGACCGGGTCACGCTGGACGAACACATCTACGGGCCGGTCGAGGGAACACCTGTCGACGGCGACGCGCTGCCGGTGGCGCCGAGTGCCCACACCGCAGGTGACGGTCCCTCGGTCGCGATCGCGACCTACGACCCCGAGACGGGGCGGTACGCGACGCCGGACGGCCAGGTGCACCACCAGGCGGATCTGGCGACGCCGGGCGCGCAGAACTGGGAAGACCTGCTCCCCAGGTGA
- a CDS encoding Rieske 2Fe-2S domain-containing protein — MTSLQPDGGTGEVRQIEAQAAPTRFARGWHCLGLIRELGDGKPHAINAFGGKLVVFRGADGKINVLDSYCRHMGGDLSDGEVKGNEIACPFHDWRWGGDGRCKQIPYSRRVPKLARTATWPTLEQDGMLFVWNDPEKNPPPPEVTIPRIEGVGTDRWTDWHWYTTVVHTNCREIIDNVVDMAHFFYIHGGLPTGFKNVFEGHIATQYYKSEARPDLGSGEGAKILGTTSVASYYGPSFMIDDLTYHYEHGDQRTVLLNCHYPIDANSFVLQYGITVEMSDAVPHDVATQMAVALGDFVKMGFEQDVAIWKRKARIDNPLLCEEDGPVYQLRRWYEQFYVDVADVTPDMVDRFEFEIDTTRPREAWLKEVQDNLAAGRLPRLVGVNK, encoded by the coding sequence ATGACATCGTTGCAGCCCGACGGCGGCACCGGCGAGGTTCGCCAGATCGAGGCGCAGGCAGCGCCGACACGATTCGCGCGAGGCTGGCACTGCCTGGGGTTGATCCGTGAGCTCGGGGACGGTAAACCGCACGCGATCAACGCCTTTGGTGGAAAGCTCGTGGTCTTCCGCGGTGCCGACGGAAAGATCAACGTGCTGGACTCATATTGCAGGCACATGGGCGGCGATCTGTCCGACGGCGAGGTGAAAGGCAACGAGATCGCCTGCCCGTTCCACGACTGGCGCTGGGGTGGCGACGGACGCTGCAAGCAGATCCCCTACAGCCGCCGCGTGCCCAAGCTGGCCCGCACCGCCACCTGGCCCACCCTGGAGCAGGACGGCATGCTGTTCGTGTGGAACGACCCGGAGAAGAACCCGCCGCCGCCTGAGGTGACGATCCCGCGCATCGAGGGCGTGGGCACCGACCGGTGGACCGACTGGCACTGGTACACGACGGTGGTGCACACCAACTGCCGCGAGATCATCGACAACGTCGTCGACATGGCCCACTTCTTCTACATCCACGGTGGCCTGCCGACGGGCTTCAAGAACGTCTTCGAGGGGCACATCGCCACGCAGTACTACAAGAGCGAGGCGCGCCCGGATCTCGGATCCGGTGAGGGCGCGAAGATCCTCGGGACCACGTCGGTCGCCTCCTATTACGGGCCGTCCTTCATGATCGACGACCTGACCTACCACTACGAGCACGGTGACCAGCGCACCGTGCTGCTCAACTGCCACTATCCGATCGACGCCAATTCCTTTGTGCTGCAGTACGGCATCACCGTCGAGATGTCCGATGCGGTGCCGCACGACGTCGCGACCCAGATGGCCGTGGCGCTCGGCGATTTCGTCAAGATGGGCTTCGAGCAGGACGTCGCGATCTGGAAGCGCAAGGCGCGCATCGACAATCCGCTGCTGTGCGAAGAGGACGGCCCCGTCTACCAGCTGCGGCGGTGGTACGAGCAGTTCTATGTCGACGTCGCCGACGTGACGCCGGACATGGTGGACCGCTTCGAGTTCGAGATCGACACCACGCGTCCGCGGGAGGCCTGGCTCAAGGAGGTCCAGGACAACCTGGCCGCGGGCCGGCTGCCCAGACTGGTGGGCGTCAACAAGTGA
- a CDS encoding MCE family protein: protein MKPRKPARGWLAVACCAVLTVSGCRFDGVNSLPLPGTVGTGSDAATFHVQIANVGTLEPNSPVMIDDVVVGAVRRMTLDGWHADVEVSVQPDVVVPANAVATVGQTSLLGSMHLALDPPVDSAPEGRLAPGATIPLSRSTTYPSTEQTLSSLSLVVNGGGLMQIADIVHNFSAALDGRAVEIRDLLTRMNNVVGILDNQRDNIVATIAAMNRVAGTFAAQRSTLTEALDRIPPALEVLASQRPQITTAMNKLGAFSDIAHRLINDSQADLVRNLKNLEPTVKALADVGTDLVTALSYLPTYPYTQDFIDRGIRGDFMNQFIVFDFTIPRLKSGILLGTRWGQPGASLVPAPGDPWYSSYTLDPLKAPVTPKPTELAPFPPTVDGAGDAAPAAEGGN, encoded by the coding sequence GTGAAGCCACGTAAGCCCGCACGCGGTTGGCTCGCCGTGGCCTGCTGTGCGGTCCTCACGGTATCGGGCTGCAGGTTCGACGGCGTCAACTCGCTACCGCTGCCTGGCACCGTGGGCACCGGGTCCGACGCGGCGACCTTCCACGTGCAGATCGCGAATGTCGGTACGTTGGAGCCCAATTCGCCCGTGATGATCGACGACGTCGTGGTCGGTGCGGTCCGCAGGATGACCCTGGACGGCTGGCACGCCGATGTCGAGGTGTCCGTGCAACCCGACGTCGTGGTACCCGCCAACGCCGTCGCGACCGTCGGACAGACGAGTCTGCTGGGGTCGATGCACCTGGCGCTGGATCCGCCCGTGGACTCAGCACCGGAGGGCAGGTTGGCGCCGGGCGCGACGATACCGCTGAGCCGATCGACGACCTACCCCTCGACCGAGCAGACCCTGTCGTCGTTGTCGCTGGTCGTCAACGGTGGGGGACTGATGCAGATCGCGGATATCGTGCACAACTTCAGCGCGGCGCTCGACGGGCGCGCGGTCGAGATCCGAGACCTGCTGACGCGCATGAACAACGTCGTCGGCATCCTCGACAATCAACGCGACAACATCGTCGCGACCATCGCGGCGATGAACCGTGTGGCAGGCACTTTCGCCGCGCAACGCAGCACCCTCACCGAGGCGCTCGACCGGATCCCACCCGCGCTCGAAGTTCTTGCCTCACAACGACCACAGATCACGACGGCCATGAACAAGCTGGGGGCGTTCAGCGACATCGCCCATCGGCTGATCAACGACTCACAGGCCGATCTGGTCCGCAATTTGAAGAACCTCGAACCGACCGTGAAGGCGCTGGCCGACGTGGGCACGGACCTGGTCACGGCACTGTCGTACCTTCCGACCTATCCCTACACCCAGGACTTCATCGACCGCGGCATCCGCGGCGACTTCATGAACCAGTTCATCGTCTTCGACTTCACCATCCCGCGTCTGAAGAGCGGCATCCTGCTCGGCACCCGGTGGGGACAGCCGGGAGCCTCACTGGTGCCTGCACCCGGTGACCCGTGGTACTCGTCGTACACGCTGGATCCGCTCAAGGCCCCGGTCACCCCCAAGCCCACCGAGTTGGCTCCGTTCCCGCCGACGGTCGACGGAGCCGGGGATGCGGCACCGGCCGCAGAGGGAGGCAACTGA
- a CDS encoding SDR family NAD(P)-dependent oxidoreductase — protein sequence MRIADRVFVVTGAGNGMGREVALGLARRGAHVAAVDLDEAGLAGTAERARGTGARMSTHVLNVTDRDAVAGLPDAVLDVHGQIDGLVNIAGIAQRFALFTDLEADQIDRVTTVNFLGTVQMCRAFLPVLRQRPEANITNMSSLSALVPFASQVLYSASKAAVQQFSEGLDAELADTNVRVVTVFPDQVSTNLAQNSGVKMLDAGGRRAPVTTPEAAGRKIVTGIAKDRYRVIIGTDAHVLYTLSRLAPRRTARMVAKQIKSVL from the coding sequence ATGCGCATCGCGGATAGGGTTTTCGTCGTCACCGGTGCAGGCAACGGCATGGGGCGTGAGGTGGCGTTGGGCCTGGCCCGGCGGGGCGCACACGTCGCCGCCGTCGACCTCGACGAAGCGGGCCTCGCCGGCACGGCCGAGCGCGCCCGCGGCACCGGGGCGAGGATGTCGACCCACGTTCTGAACGTCACCGACCGAGACGCGGTGGCCGGGCTGCCCGACGCGGTGCTCGACGTCCACGGCCAGATCGACGGTCTGGTGAACATCGCCGGAATCGCCCAGAGGTTCGCGCTGTTCACCGACCTGGAGGCCGACCAGATCGACCGGGTGACGACCGTGAACTTTTTGGGCACGGTGCAGATGTGCCGAGCCTTCCTGCCGGTCCTTCGGCAACGACCCGAGGCCAACATCACCAACATGTCCAGCCTGTCGGCGCTCGTGCCGTTCGCCAGCCAGGTGCTCTACAGCGCGAGCAAGGCCGCCGTCCAGCAGTTCAGCGAGGGACTCGACGCCGAACTCGCCGACACCAACGTCCGTGTGGTGACAGTGTTTCCGGACCAGGTCTCCACCAACCTGGCACAGAACTCCGGAGTGAAGATGCTCGACGCCGGCGGGCGGCGGGCCCCGGTCACCACACCCGAGGCCGCCGGGCGCAAGATCGTCACCGGCATCGCCAAGGACCGGTACCGGGTGATCATCGGTACCGACGCCCACGTGCTGTACACACTGTCGCGGTTGGCGCCGCGGCGCACGGCCCGGATGGTGGCCAAACAGATCAAATCCGTTCTCTGA